In the genome of Diaphorobacter sp. HDW4A, the window CCTTCGATACCGGCCAGTCCACCTTCGGCCGCTACCAGCGCGCCCTCGACAGTTACCTGGGCGTCCTCGTGCGTTGGTACGCGGGCGTGGCATTCAGCGCCCGTTTCGGCATGGCGGCCATGAGCGCGCTGCCCACGCTGGCCGTGCTGCTGGCGCTGGGCGGCTGGCTGTTCCAGGCCGGTCGGCTCGATTTCGGCACCTGGCTGGCCGTGCTGCTGCTGGGTGCCGGCGTGGCTGAGGCCATGCTGCCGCTGATGACGCTGATGCATCTGGTGGACAAGACCATGCTCTCAGTGCGCCGCATCCAGCAGGTGCTGGAACTGCCGGTTCTGCCGCAGCCCGCGGCGGCGCAAGCGCGCACGCCAGCAGACGCCAGCGTGCGCTTCGAACGCGTCAGCTTCAGCTACGTTGCCGATGCCACCGAGCCCGCCTTGAGCAACGTGAGCTTTTGCGCGGCGCCGGGCACAGTCACCGCCCTCGTGGGCCCCTCGGGCGCGGGCAAGACGACCGTGGCGCGCCTGATCCCGCGCTTCTGGGACGTGAACGCCGGCCGGGTGCTCGTCGGCGGCGTAGACGTGCGGGATATGAGCGCCGACACCTTGATGCGGCACGTGGCCTTCGTCTTCCAGGACACCTTCCTCTTCGCCAGCAGCATCGCCGACAACATCCGCCTGGGCTTGCCCGATGCGACGATGGACGAGGTGATCGCCGCGGCCACCGCGGCGCAGGCGCATGAGTTCATCAGCGCGCTGCCGCGCGGCTACGACACCCCGGCCGGCGAGCGTGGCGTGTTCCTCTCGGGCGGACAGCGCCAGCGCATCACCATCGCCCGCGCCATTCTGCAAAACCGGCCCATCCTCGTGCTCGACGAGGCCACCGCCTTTGCCGATCCCGAGAACGAGGCCGCACTGGTGCAGGCGCTGTCGGCCCTGATGCAGGGCAAGACGGTGCTCATGGTCGCGCACCGCCTGGCCACCATCCGCGACGCCGACCAGATCCTGGTGTTCGACCGCGGCCGCCTGGCCGAATCCGGCACGCACGAGGCGCTGCTGGCAGGGCAGGGCATGGGCGTAGGACAAGGCGTTTATGCGCGCCTGTGGGCCGGCTACGAGCGCGCCCAGCACTGGACCTTGCACACCACTCCCGGCTCAAAGGCCCCTGCATGACCACTCCCGCCCCTCAGACCCATCGCAGCGACGACGTATTGCTGGCCGTCCTGTTCTTCGCCCAGGGCCTGCCCACTGGGCTGGCTTGGCTCGGCTTGCCGGCGTGGCTGCGCAGCCATGACGCCGCGCTGGACACCATCGGCCTGGTGAGCCTGACCTTTCTGCCCTGGGCGCTGAAGTTCCTGTGGGCCGCGCCAGTCGAGCGCCTGGCGGTGCGGCTGGGTTGCGGCCGCGTCATCGTCGCCACGCAACTTGTCGCGGCCCTGGCCTACGCCGCCCTGGCGGCGGTGGATCTGCGTACGCATTTCCTGCCCGGATTGGTGCTGCTGACCCTGTTGGCCGCCGCCTGCGCAACGCAGGATGTCGCCACCGATCGTCATGCCATCGTCCGCCGGGGGGCAGTCGGCGCCGCGCGCATCAACACCCTGCGCTTCGCCGGTTTCACGGGCGGCATGCTGGCGGGCGGATCCGGTCTACTGCTGGCCGGCGCCACGGCGGGCTGGGCCACGTTCATGCTCGCCTGCGCGTCGGCCATGATCGTCGCGGCCGCCATGGCGATTCGGATGATGCCGGCGACGCGGACACCCGATGGTGCACTCGAACTTCGAGCCCGGGACGATGCGGCGCGGGTGCGGATGCGCGGCTTCTTCGAGCGCACGCACCCCTGGACGCTGCTTGCGCTGGCCCTGTTGTTCAAGAGCGCCAGCGCCGCCAGCGAATCCATGGTCAAGAGCTTCTGGATAGACCACGGCGTCACGCTGGAGCAGGTGGGCATCATGACCGCGGTGAACCTGGGGCTGTGGGGACTGGTGGGCGCTCCGCTGGGCGCCTGGCTGCTTGGCCGCAAGGGGCTGTCCGCGCGCGGTGTGGCGGCCGGTGCAGGCCTGTGCCTGGCGCTGCTGCTCGGTCTGCTGGCCGTGTGCATCCATGGTGGCCTCGGCATCACGTGGTTGCCGACATCGGGCATCGAGTGGGATTGGGTCTACGTGCTGCTGCCAGCGCTGCAGGCGGTGGCCGACGGCGTGGCATCGATGGGCTTCTTCACCGTCTTCACCCGTGCCGTCGTCGGCCGCCAGCCAGGCACCGACCTCACGCTGGTGATGTGCGCAGAGAGCCTGGGCGGCCTCGTGCTCGGCGCGCTGGCCGGCGTTTCGGCGGCGCGCCTGGGCTACGCGGCGCATTTCGGACTTGCAGGTGCTGCCTACGCCACCTACATCGCCTGGGCCTGGCGGGCGCTGCCGCGCGTGGATATCCACGCTGCGGTGGACGAGCGCGCCAGCCAACCCTTCAACGCCACACCGGCCCGAGCTCTGCCATGAGTACTGCAACCATTGCCAACATCGCCCCCCTCGCCACCTGGCGCCAACTGCTGCATCGCCTGCTGCGCAGCACCGGCGGCGAGGCGCAGGCGTTGCGCGCCAGCCTCGCCGGTCTGGTGGCTGCCTCCGCCGTACAGGGCTTGGCTTTGGCCTGCGTGTTTCCGATGCTCGCCGCTCTGTCGGTAACCGCGCAACGCGCGTCCGACGTCGCAGCCGCATCACGCTGGCTGCTCGCCTTCATGGCGCTGGCGCTGATCGCCTCCGCGCTGCGCTGGCGCGCCCAGGGCTTCGACTTCCAAGGCCACATGGCACGCGCGACTCACGCCCTGCGCACGCGGCTGGGCGAGCAGTTGCGCCGCATGCCGCTTGAGGCCATCCAGGACAAGCGCGCGGGTGAACTCAACGCAGCCCTGTTGGGCAACGTGGACGAGAACTTCAACTACACCCTGACCGTTGCCAACTTGATCGCGCAGGTGTTGGTGATGCCGCCGGTGCTGGCGTTGGCACTAATGTTCGTGGAGTGGCGTCTGGGGCTCGCGCTGCTGCTGGTCTACCCGCCGGTCGTCGTGCTGTACCGCTGGCGCCGCCCCTACCAAGCGCGCGGCATGCGCGCGCTGGAAGACGCCCACCGCCGCGCCAACGCCGACATCGTCGAATACACACAGGGCCTGCCGGTACTGCGCGCCGCGCGTTGCGAGGGTGAAAAGGCCGTCGCGCTGCAGGCCTCGTTTGCGCAGGTCGAGCGCGTGCAGACCATCGGCCAGCGCAAGGCCGCTGGGCCGAAGATGATTTTTGCCAGCGTGGTCGAACTCGGCCTGCTCGCTACGGCTGCACCGGGCGCGAGCTGGGTCGCCACAGGTACGCTGGAGCCGGCCCTGCTGGCCGCATGGCTGGTCGTGCTGGTACGCTTCTCTGAGCCGCTGGCCAATTTCCTCAGCTACACCAACATCGTCGAGCTGGTCGAGGTGGCGCTCGACCGCATCGAGGCGCTGCTGGCCGTGTCCCCGCTGCCGCAGCGCGTGCCGGTGCGCACGCCCACGAGCTTCGGTGTGCAGTTCGAAGGCGTACGCTTCCATTACGCCGGCCAGGATCCGGCCTGCGACGCGCCTGTTCTCTGCGACTTCAGCGCCGATCTGCCCGAGCGCGGCATGACCGCGCTGGTGGGCCCCTCGGGTTCGGGCAAGACCACCATTACCCGTCTGCTGATGCGCCACGCCGACCCCCAAGCGGGTCGCGTTCTCATCGGCGGCGTCGACCTGCGCGAGATGACGCCCGACGTACTCAACGGCCTCATCTCCACCGTGTTCCAGGACGTCTACCTGTTCGACGACACCGTCATCGCCAACATCCACATGGCTCGCCCCGATGCAAGCGACGAGGCGGTGCGCGAGGCCGCTCGCGCTGCGCAATGCCTGGACTTCATCGAACGCCTGCCACAGGGCTGGGATACGCGCCTGGGCGACATCGGCGCGCGCCTGTCCGGCGGCGAACGCCAGCGCATATCCATCGCCCGCGCCCTGCTCAAGGACGCGCCCATCGTCATCCTTGATGAGCCCACCGCGGCGCTCGATACCGAGAGCGAATTGGCCGTGCAGCAGGCCATCGACGCGCTGGTGGAGAGCCGTACGGTCATCGTCATCGCCCACCGGCTTTCCACAATCGCGGCAGCCGACCGGGTCCTGGTCATCGACGACGGCCGGCTCGTGCAGAAAGGTCGGCACGATGAACTCATCGCGCAGCAGGGACGCTACCGGGCAATGTGGTCTGCACAGCAGCGGGCAAAGGCATGGCATGTTCGGCACGCAGGTCCGGCGGAAAGGCAATATCCAGGTCTGCAGTGAGACTCGCCAGCACGCTCACCAAAGCGCAGTTGCGTTTTGGACGAGGCTCACTTGCCTGCCGCCTGCCTTGCGGCCGCCATCAGAGCGTGAGGGCAACGGGCATTGCGCTAGTCAGCTGCGAAAATCCCCCCCATGGACGCTCATATCCTTGATCCGGCCGAGGTGCGGGACATTTCCGGATTGCTGCTGGACGAGCAACGCTGCCTTCGTGTGATCCCGTCCAGCGTTCTGGAGGACACCACGCCGCAGGAACGGCTGCTCTTCGGCGTGCGTCACGGCCTGTACAGCTTCCCGACCGAGGAACTGTGTTCGTTCCTGCGCGAGCGCATCCGTGGCAGGCGGGCTATCGAGATCGGTGCAGGGCACGGCGCGCTCGCGAAAGCGCTGGCGATCCCCGCCACGGACAACCGGCAGCAGGAGGATGAGCGGGTGAAGTCGCACTATGCGGCCCTTCGCCAACCCACGGTGCCCTATGGCGAGCACGTGGAGAAGCTGGATGCCGCCGCAGCGGTTGAACAGTACCGCCCCGATGTCGTCATTGCGTGCTGGGTGACCCATCGCTTCGATCCTGGTCGGCCTCATGCGGGGGGCGGCTCGAGCGGGGTTGACGAGGAGGCGATCATCGCCTCGTGCGACGAGTACATCTTCGTCGGCAACGAGCATGTCCACGCCCCCAAGCCGATCTGGTCGCTGCCCCACGAGAAGCTGACACCGCCGTGGCTCTACTCGCGTGCTGTGAACGGAAGCCGAGACTTCATCGGGATCTGGCGACGCGAACGCTGACACCACGGGTGACATCCTTCGCGCTTTGCACCGCTGTCACGGCACTGTAGTCCCGCCTGACTTCCAGCGGCGCAAGCGCCGCCGCGCGGCCACTTGAACAGCGAGGGTCCGCTGAGAACATGAATCGTCGGCATGAGCCGGCATTCATGAAGGAGCGAACCATGGCGAACGCGATCGTCACTGTCCAAGGCGGCGTGCCCGCACTACCTACACTGCTGGGCCAGGGGCCGGCCCGCATCCCCACCGGCGGCAAGATCCGGCCGGGGATCATGGTGCTCACCAAGCGTGCGGCCGAGGTGCCTCAGGCCAAGGAAATCTACAAGCAGGGCGTGGCCGATGGCCACTCGTTCGAGCAGATCGAACGCCTCCTGAAAGAGGCGCTGCCGCAGCTGAAGTCGCCGCTGGTGCCGCGCAACCTGCCTTGGTTCACCGTGCGTGCGGCCGATTTCCCGAATCCCGAGGTCGCGCGACAGATCGTCGACGCCTACGGCGAAGACCGCGGCCAGGGGCGGCGCCTGTACCGCTTCCCCGTCGTGTTCCCGGCCGACCACTGGCAGAGCGTGATGCCGCATGAAATGGCGGCTTGGGGCACGCATGAGAAGCGCTTCTGGTCGCAGTATTCGGCCGATGGCCTGACGCGCCATTGCATGAGCCACGCGCCGATCCCGACGGACAACACGGGCCGCCGCACGATCCGCATCTTCGGCGGTCGCAAGACCATGCTGCGCGAGGAGAATGGCGGGGTCTGCGATCCCGAGTCCTGCCCGGAGTACCAGGCGCGCCAGTGCAACCTGACCGGCCGCTTCCTGTTCTTCATTCCGGGCATCCGCACGATCAGCGCGCTGGAGTTGCCCACCACCAGCTTCTACGCCATGTCCAACGCGATCCAGCGCTTCCAGGCCATCGGCCACATGCGCGGCGGGCGGATCTCGGGCTTCCTGGGCCGCGCACGCGAGACCTTCTATCTGACCAAGGTGCTGCGCGATGTGCCGCACATCGACGAGACGGGGCGGCCTGTGCGTGTCCCTCAGTGGATCATCGAGCTGGAGGCGCCGATCGACGTCACAGCGTTGCTGCGCGACGGTGACGATGACGAGGCGGCCATCATGCAGGCGTCGGTGGCCGAGCAAGTGCTGGAAGGCGCGGCATCCCGAGCCCACGCGCAAGATGCGAGCGCGGCGGTGTCAGACGTTCAGCCGAGCCACGCCGAAGAAGAGCCACCCATGCGTCCGGGCCATCCCACGCTGGAGCAACTGCTGCACCGTGTCGAGGCCATGGGTGTGAATCGCGAGAGCTTCCAGCGCTACGCGGATCGGCGTTGGGGCCGGGGCTGGAAGATCAATCCGCATGGCCGCGGCCGAGCCTGGGATGAGGTCGAGCGTTATGCGAATGACGCAGAGGGCTACGCGGACAAGATCGACTGCGCCGTGGGGGCGCTGGCGGGGAGGGAATGAGCATGCGTATCGCGCACTTCTCCGATCTGCACTACGGCGCGGCGACGCTGGAAGAAGCAGACCGTTGCTTTGGCGCAGCCATCGACCGTGCGATCGCCGAGGGCGTCGAGGCGGCCGTCATCTCAGGGGACGCAACCGACCACGGTCTGAACCTGCACGAGCCCGCCACGCGGCGGCTGTGCGCCCAGGTGCGCCGCCTGGCCGATCATTGTCCGGTGCTGATGCTGCAAGGAACCTTCTCGCATGAACCGCCCGGAACGCTGGCCGTGTTCGGCCTGCTGGGGGCGCGTCATTCGGTTCACGTGGCCGAGTGCATCGAGCAGGTGGTCTTGATGGGGGATGGCCGGTGGATGTCCTCGACGGGCTGGCGTTTCGACATGGTGCCGGCCGGTGCTCGCGCGCTGCTCACCTGCGTGCCGACCATCAACAAGGCCGTGGTGGCCGCGACCGTCGGCGCAGTTGAAGCGCCGCAGGCCGTGGGCGAACACCTGGCCCTCCTGCTGCGAGGCTTCGCGCCCATCAACCGGCGGGCAAAGGAGCATGGCGTGCCGACGATTGCCGTGTCGCACGGGACGGTGTTCGGCAGCGTCAGCGAACATGGTGTGCCGATGGCGGGCTTCGACCATGAGTTCAGCACCGGGGTGCTGTTCAGCGCCGAGACCCAGGCCGTGATGCTGGGGCACATCCACCGGCATCAGCACTGGGAACAGGAGGGGCCGGAGGGCCGTCAGTGCATCGCGTATGCGGGCTCCATCGGGCGCTTCCATTTCGGCGAGCAGGGCGACAAGGGGTTCCTGCTGTGGGAAGTGACGCCTGACGGTGCGGCGTGCGAGCTGGTGCCGACGCCGGCACGCCGCACCATCGACATCGTGTTCGAAGGGCGGCCCGACCTGGACGTGCTGCGCGAAGCTGCGGCCCGCCATAGCATCGACGGGGCGCATGTACGCGTGCGCTGGACAGTGGCCGACGAAGATCGCCACGCGGTTGACCGCGCTGCGATTGCCAAGCTGCTGGCCGGTGCGGCGCAGACAAAACTCGAAGGTCGGATCGTGCCGATCGTGCGCGCTCGCGCCCCGGGCATCAGTCAGTTGACCTCGCTGGCCGACAAGGTGCGGCGCTGGGCCGATCTGAGCGGGGTCGAGCCGACTTGTGTTCTTGAATGCCTGGAGGCGCTGGCGGAACGTGCGCCAGCGGAGATCGCGGAGCAACTGCTGTCAAGGTCTGCCGGAACGAAAGAGCCTGAGTCTGGAGGCTCCGGGCAACCGGACGAAGTCCTGGGAAGGGAAGTCGAGTGCGTGTGAGTGTTTCGGTGATTTCCGCGTCGCCAGTCGGCAAGACAAGCGGGGTGAAGTCGTCAATTACGTGGCGTGCCGTGGGTTCTTCCATTGCAGCTGAGAGGCGATGGCGGAACTGGAGAGCAGCGCGTACTGAATGGCTCGATCGCACAGGCCGCTGTCCTCCATGGCGTCGATGTGCCCGAAGAGCATCCATATCCCTTCGGTGGCCAGAAATTCGTTGCGCTGGCGCTTGTCCATCGCGGGCCTGACGCTATCCAGAATCTCCCTGGCGTTGCTGACGCCGCTTGGCATGGGCAAGTCCGCTGCCTTGAATAGCTTCTTGATGGCAAGCCTTGCATCCACGGAGAGTTCTCGCCAGGCAGCATTCATCGGAATGGTGAGCTGGCCGTTGCCGGTCAGCTCGATGGCATAGATGGCGCCGGTGCCGCGGACGTAGCAGTTCGCAACGTCAGGGTCTTCTGTCAGGTACAGGGCCGGGCCGAAGGGTGCGTGTTCGTCCCCGTGAACGGGATTGAGTCGGTCGATGGATCTGTCGTGGGAACCATGAAGCAGGGTGCGGGGAATGGTGTCCATAGGGAGAAGGGGCTTACGGATGGTCTTTCTCGCAATATGGCACATCCTGTGTGGCCGGCTGTCTTGGCTGGGCTGTTGATCCCGGCTGATCTTCTTGGTATGTTTGCTGCATACCGTGCGCGCAGCTATGTGATCGATTCGTAAGCCGCGCAACCTCTGGGAAGAGGAAGGGGACCGCTCGTTGTGGTCAAGCAAAGATCATTCAAGGGGATAGTGTGCAGGCAAGTCGTCCGGTACAGATTGTGTTGCTGAGGCATGGGCTGCCGATGATCGACAGGGATCGACGGGTAAACGCCACAGATTTCGGAGTCTGGGTTTCCGAGTACGATGCCGTCGGCATCGACGCGCGGCATCGGCCGCCTCAGGCGGCAATCGAACAGGCAAGAGGTTGCGCGTTCGTCGTGTGCAGCAGCCTTCCTCGCTCGCTGGAGTCGGCCAGAGCTCTGGGCATGGAGAATATCGGCGCCTGCGAGCCACTGTTCCGGGAAATGGGCATGCCCTATGCGAACTGGCGCTTCCCGCGCCTGGGCTTGGCGGTATGGTCGGTTCTGTTCAGACTGATGTGGGCGGTCGGATATTCAGCAAATGCCGAGCCATTCAAGGAGGCGAGGGAGCGAGCCCGTGCATGTGCCGAGCGGTTGGCGGACCTGGCATCCCTGCATGGTACGGTTCTCCTTGTCGGGCATGGTTCCCTGAACTGGTTCATCGCGAGATATCTCAAGAGCATGGGGTGGAAGGGCCCACGGAAGTCGCCTCGCAAGCACTGGGATTTCGCCGTTTATTGCCACCAGGCAACGTAACGACCCCACCGATCCCCATGATTCGTATGGCTTGGCGGCGGGTCCGAAACACCACAGCAAGGGCTACTGACCCGTTTGCCGCACCCAGGCGGAAAAATCAGAGCGGGAAGGCAGCGAGCAGCTGGCTGAACGTGTGTTCGGCAGGCAGTGCCGGCAGTTGCTGAGCGCGGTAAGGTGCCGGGACTTCGTCCGGCGCCATCTCACCCTTGCGCACGGCGCGGTTCAGGACGTTCAGGCGCTCGAACCAGATCAGCTCGTAGCGCGCGATGGCATCCCATTGCTCGGGCGTGTCACGCTCTAGGTTGAAGGCGTAGCCGGCGGCCACCGGGTCGGTGTCTTCGTAACGCACGCAGACTTCGCGGTAGCTGCCGAAATCGTGGGGAAAGGACTTCACGATCAGGCTGGACAGGGCCTCGGCGGGCACAGGGTGCAGGCGTTCGAGCATGCGCTTGAACACCTTGCATTCGAGCAGGGACTGCTCGTCGTAGTCGGGGCGGCCCACCTGGGCCGCGTTCTCTTATCCCTGGGAGCAAGTCCATCGCGTCGAGTTGGAGAAGCAGGCCAGATTGACCCGAGGGGCAGCCTGCCGGAAGACGTCGGTGCCTCACGGCGCCCGCACCGTCTACGCTCCCTCACGTTCCTGTTGTTCGTCTTCGAACACCGCTCGCACCGCTGCGATGATCTGCGCGTGCCTGC includes:
- a CDS encoding ABC transporter ATP-binding protein, with translation MQPVRRGIQFAMALSALATLCQFVVLGALAWMVRALLAATDSGPWPWLALAAVGTVLFLVLRITAFNQSHYAAFRLETILRTRVAEHAARVSMGEVQRLGSGALAKVMQDDVNALHVFVADSTPLFARAAVAPLASLALMFALDWRLALAALGVVLAGLAVLSLAMRDRVEMVRRYNEAREQVSAAVVEFVQAMPVVRTFDTGQSTFGRYQRALDSYLGVLVRWYAGVAFSARFGMAAMSALPTLAVLLALGGWLFQAGRLDFGTWLAVLLLGAGVAEAMLPLMTLMHLVDKTMLSVRRIQQVLELPVLPQPAAAQARTPADASVRFERVSFSYVADATEPALSNVSFCAAPGTVTALVGPSGAGKTTVARLIPRFWDVNAGRVLVGGVDVRDMSADTLMRHVAFVFQDTFLFASSIADNIRLGLPDATMDEVIAAATAAQAHEFISALPRGYDTPAGERGVFLSGGQRQRITIARAILQNRPILVLDEATAFADPENEAALVQALSALMQGKTVLMVAHRLATIRDADQILVFDRGRLAESGTHEALLAGQGMGVGQGVYARLWAGYERAQHWTLHTTPGSKAPA
- a CDS encoding ABC transporter ATP-binding protein, translating into MSTATIANIAPLATWRQLLHRLLRSTGGEAQALRASLAGLVAASAVQGLALACVFPMLAALSVTAQRASDVAAASRWLLAFMALALIASALRWRAQGFDFQGHMARATHALRTRLGEQLRRMPLEAIQDKRAGELNAALLGNVDENFNYTLTVANLIAQVLVMPPVLALALMFVEWRLGLALLLVYPPVVVLYRWRRPYQARGMRALEDAHRRANADIVEYTQGLPVLRAARCEGEKAVALQASFAQVERVQTIGQRKAAGPKMIFASVVELGLLATAAPGASWVATGTLEPALLAAWLVVLVRFSEPLANFLSYTNIVELVEVALDRIEALLAVSPLPQRVPVRTPTSFGVQFEGVRFHYAGQDPACDAPVLCDFSADLPERGMTALVGPSGSGKTTITRLLMRHADPQAGRVLIGGVDLREMTPDVLNGLISTVFQDVYLFDDTVIANIHMARPDASDEAVREAARAAQCLDFIERLPQGWDTRLGDIGARLSGGERQRISIARALLKDAPIVILDEPTAALDTESELAVQQAIDALVESRTVIVIAHRLSTIAAADRVLVIDDGRLVQKGRHDELIAQQGRYRAMWSAQQRAKAWHVRHAGPAERQYPGLQ
- a CDS encoding metallophosphoesterase; the encoded protein is MRIAHFSDLHYGAATLEEADRCFGAAIDRAIAEGVEAAVISGDATDHGLNLHEPATRRLCAQVRRLADHCPVLMLQGTFSHEPPGTLAVFGLLGARHSVHVAECIEQVVLMGDGRWMSSTGWRFDMVPAGARALLTCVPTINKAVVAATVGAVEAPQAVGEHLALLLRGFAPINRRAKEHGVPTIAVSHGTVFGSVSEHGVPMAGFDHEFSTGVLFSAETQAVMLGHIHRHQHWEQEGPEGRQCIAYAGSIGRFHFGEQGDKGFLLWEVTPDGAACELVPTPARRTIDIVFEGRPDLDVLREAAARHSIDGAHVRVRWTVADEDRHAVDRAAIAKLLAGAAQTKLEGRIVPIVRARAPGISQLTSLADKVRRWADLSGVEPTCVLECLEALAERAPAEIAEQLLSRSAGTKEPESGGSGQPDEVLGREVECV
- a CDS encoding histidine phosphatase family protein, which produces MIDRDRRVNATDFGVWVSEYDAVGIDARHRPPQAAIEQARGCAFVVCSSLPRSLESARALGMENIGACEPLFREMGMPYANWRFPRLGLAVWSVLFRLMWAVGYSANAEPFKEARERARACAERLADLASLHGTVLLVGHGSLNWFIARYLKSMGWKGPRKSPRKHWDFAVYCHQAT